In Pseudobdellovibrionaceae bacterium, the following proteins share a genomic window:
- a CDS encoding penicillin acylase family protein, producing MGSRARHALLAVFFLVLTVGLGVVGQFGLGSLPPPMPKLYPFQGLWRQQAQKPAHLKVENEALYGAVEVSYDADGIPHLFAEKTADLYWAQGYITARDRLWQMDMQSRVAEGRLSELLGSRTQGFDDFFVRIGMRQAIDVAEREILKDESTRLAAERYADGVNAYIKTLTDKDLPIEYFLTRSRPQKWSVRQMASLLKLMSYRLAGYNSDLQMTHHLKKFGRARVEDLFPEFHSGEAPFVPRGLSTVNPTAAPKAPADFFISALEHLPPVLRPERSNGSNNWVVSGRKTRSGFSLLANDTHLAYSLPPIWYEVQLHSPDLNVYGATIPGAPGVILGFNDYVAWGVTNAAMDVMDWYEIEFRDEASTEYLVDGQWQKATITIEKIKIKGETPRSKRVLWTHVGPVVHREGRLALALRWAAHEPSNEFKALVGLNFSKSFRECVRSLEDYQIPAQNFICADPTNIGIWHNGKIPRRWAGQGRYVMDGRRSDHLWQGWLKRSEIPQSVNPPQGYLSSANQRPTDKAYPHYLGWDYPEPYRGKRIQEFLSRRERMDWTDMVDLQNDVLNIHARDILPEMMDAVRDRLGERPELKDVFDELNLWDYRDHEASVASSIFYYWWGRFEDLLWEDEFSLGKDRLYPSRTRTAQLIKNLSFSPDHRDRQWLDRPTTQAVEGLEDLLVEALEDGVARLKEEFGGNPKNWLWHRVRPTYIPHVSYIPGLGSEDLQMGGSQYSVNSNKGGHGPTWRMIVSFEPEPKGWGNFPGGISGNPFDPDYTRHVEAWSQGKVREFRRFKTRDQAINESQTRLSFYHPGKAP from the coding sequence ATGGGGAGTCGAGCGCGCCATGCACTTTTGGCGGTGTTTTTTTTGGTGCTAACAGTTGGCCTGGGTGTGGTGGGACAGTTTGGATTAGGATCACTTCCGCCGCCCATGCCGAAGCTTTATCCCTTTCAGGGTCTTTGGCGGCAGCAGGCACAAAAGCCGGCTCATTTAAAAGTCGAAAATGAAGCTCTCTACGGAGCGGTTGAGGTCTCCTATGATGCCGATGGCATCCCCCATTTGTTTGCTGAGAAGACTGCCGATCTTTACTGGGCGCAGGGCTACATCACCGCCCGGGATCGCCTTTGGCAAATGGACATGCAGAGTCGGGTGGCCGAAGGACGACTGTCGGAGCTACTCGGTTCTCGCACCCAAGGCTTCGATGATTTCTTTGTGCGCATTGGAATGCGCCAGGCGATCGATGTTGCCGAAAGGGAAATTCTCAAAGACGAATCCACTCGCCTGGCCGCTGAACGCTATGCCGATGGGGTGAATGCTTACATTAAGACGCTCACAGATAAAGATCTCCCTATCGAATACTTCCTTACCAGAAGTCGCCCGCAAAAGTGGTCGGTTCGGCAGATGGCCAGCTTGTTAAAGCTCATGAGCTATCGCTTGGCGGGTTATAATTCGGATCTGCAAATGACCCACCACTTAAAGAAATTTGGCCGTGCCCGGGTGGAAGACCTGTTCCCGGAATTTCATTCAGGGGAAGCCCCATTTGTTCCTCGCGGTCTGTCTACAGTGAACCCCACAGCAGCTCCAAAGGCGCCGGCTGACTTTTTTATTTCGGCTCTTGAGCACTTGCCTCCCGTTTTGCGACCCGAAAGGTCCAATGGCAGTAACAATTGGGTGGTTTCCGGTCGCAAGACTCGCTCTGGTTTTTCACTGCTCGCTAATGACACGCATTTGGCCTACAGTCTTCCGCCTATTTGGTACGAGGTTCAGCTCCACTCTCCGGACCTTAATGTGTACGGAGCCACTATTCCAGGAGCGCCAGGAGTGATTCTTGGCTTTAACGATTACGTCGCATGGGGGGTCACCAATGCGGCCATGGATGTGATGGACTGGTATGAAATTGAGTTTCGCGATGAAGCCAGCACCGAATATCTTGTCGATGGTCAGTGGCAAAAGGCGACGATTACAATTGAAAAGATCAAAATCAAAGGTGAGACACCAAGATCAAAAAGAGTTCTGTGGACTCATGTAGGCCCAGTTGTTCACCGCGAAGGTCGATTGGCTTTGGCCCTTCGCTGGGCGGCTCACGAACCATCCAATGAGTTCAAAGCCCTTGTGGGACTCAATTTTTCCAAGAGCTTTCGTGAATGTGTCCGTTCCTTGGAGGACTACCAAATCCCAGCGCAAAATTTTATTTGTGCGGACCCTACTAACATCGGGATTTGGCACAACGGCAAGATTCCGCGGCGGTGGGCCGGACAGGGTCGTTACGTCATGGATGGGCGTAGATCTGATCATCTGTGGCAGGGTTGGCTCAAGCGCTCTGAGATCCCTCAATCGGTGAATCCGCCTCAGGGCTATTTGTCTTCGGCTAACCAAAGGCCAACGGACAAAGCCTATCCTCATTATTTGGGCTGGGACTACCCCGAACCCTACAGAGGTAAGCGAATTCAGGAATTTCTTTCTCGTCGCGAGCGCATGGATTGGACGGATATGGTGGATCTGCAAAACGATGTGCTTAACATTCATGCCCGCGACATCCTACCTGAAATGATGGATGCCGTGAGAGATCGACTAGGGGAGAGGCCTGAACTTAAGGACGTCTTTGACGAGCTCAACCTTTGGGACTATCGCGATCACGAAGCCTCTGTGGCCTCATCCATTTTTTACTACTGGTGGGGACGGTTTGAGGATCTTCTTTGGGAAGATGAATTCTCATTGGGGAAAGATCGTCTTTATCCTTCCCGTACGAGGACGGCTCAGTTGATCAAGAACCTTAGTTTTTCCCCAGACCACCGCGACAGGCAGTGGTTGGATCGGCCCACGACCCAAGCTGTTGAAGGTCTTGAGGATCTGCTGGTAGAGGCTCTTGAGGATGGGGTTGCAAGATTGAAAGAGGAATTTGGTGGTAACCCCAAAAATTGGCTTTGGCATCGTGTAAGACCGACCTATATTCCACACGTCAGTTACATTCCGGGACTTGGTTCAGAAGATCTCCAAATGGGAGGAAGCCAGTACTCCGTCAATTCGAACAAAGGAGGCCATGGGCCCACATGGCGGATGATTGTCAGTTTTGAGCCCGAACCCAAGGGTTGGGGGAACTTTCCCGGCGGGATTTCGGGTAATCCCTTTGATCCGGACTACACCCGCCATGTGGAAGCTTGGTCTCAGGGGAAGGTGAGAGAGTTCCGCAGATTTAAGACTCGCGATCAGGCAATCAATGAATCCCAGACTCGGTTGAGTTTTTATCACCCAGGGAAGGCTCCATGA